A portion of the Drosophila sechellia strain sech25 chromosome 2R, ASM438219v1, whole genome shotgun sequence genome contains these proteins:
- the LOC6619117 gene encoding protein-associating with the carboxyl-terminal domain of ezrin, with translation MGNEGSKLKGILVEENAVETNKFWTVYNAKTPATTNDERCSQMLSVFEGKVFVKAHVWSNGVGPIERAIKNLMVYRHPYILKYIATWEKSGRKYLATERVRPLDEVLAQQTDIEVCLGLRTILCALIFLVEKAHARHLNINTQSIYVTESGSWRLAGFEYVWRATDVNKQLLDLAHSFIDLSIHGENFEQFFFSILCEKVLSRKGADSCITDSTPHVQEFREYCSTHLKHQNTKLRPRLSAILLHPYFNHEFVLIHSFLFELPLKSVHERHKFFRSLIDRLRYFDEEVVASQLACDLLSRMVLLDPAAQEFVTPHILRTKVTDKAPASLFSPQIYVQYLMPHILKMFRLRDAQIRLILLDYFMDYVRLLSDEQLESEILPHLQLGMNDTNDVLVGKTLRCMADLVSILGANKVLGGDRTRCFSDGRPHAAVSRDSTNPFPEPRSISPLMNTRSFDVEDFMVSASPLPQESNASPLSIRLSPDGGEDEKVGLNSNEKSISIKHNIDPERNSNISGTEHEKVTNVDEEGTWLDWDNTDHLQQGYQVDQAPTDSETNSNALTREIQISKSLSPSYRTGVNETISQTEQKVIDDLSELDIKVQTVIQRSELHEFDFFKDMEPTIEIRTSTCETPEQISSRFAAAASAVNCNELCADQGWGHDEQDKDDIVWGVTNASTL, from the exons ATGGGCAATGAAGGCAGCAAACTAAAAGGAATACTTGTTGAGGAAAATGCGGTGGAGACTAATAAATTTTGGACAGTTTATAACGCAAAGACACCAGCGACAACCAACGATGAACGTTGCAGCCAGATGCTTTCCGTATTCGAAGGAAAGGTCTTTGTCAAGGCACACGTTTGGTCTAATGGAGTGGGCCCAATTGAAAGAGCAATAAAA AACCTGATGGTCTACCGCCACCCGTACATCTTAAAATATATAGCTACCTGGGAGAAGTCGGGACGGAAGTATCTTGCTACAGAGAGAGTCAGACCTCTTGATGAGGTGCTGGCCCAGCAGACTGACATTGAAGTCTGTCTAGGGCTGCGAACCATTCTATGCGCTCTAATATTTCTGGTTGAGAAGGCTCATGCACGGCACTTAAATATAAACACGCAGTCTATTTACGTAACAGAGAGTGGAAGCTGGCGTCTCGCTGGCTTCGAGTACGTTTGGAGGGCCACAGATGTCAACAAACAACTGCTCGACTTGGCGCATTCTTTTATAGACTTGAGTATTCACGGAGAGAACTTCGAACAATTTTTCTTCTCCATTCTGTGTGAGAAAGTGCTGAGCAGGAAAGGAGCTGACAGTTGCATTACTGATAGTACTCCACACGTCCAGGAGTTCCGTGAGTATTGCAGCACACACCTGAAGCATCAAAATACAAAGCTAAGGCCAAGACTTTCTGCTATCTTGCTACATCCATACTTCAACCATGAATTCGTGCTTATACATTCCTTTCTCTTTGAGTTGCCACTGAAGTCAGTGCACGAGCGCCACAAATTCTTTAGAAGTTTGATTGATCGATTGCGATATTTCGACGAGGAAGTAGTGGCTTCGCAGCTGGCGTGTGACTTACTCTCTAGAATGGTTCTGCTGGATCCTGCTGCACAGGAATTTGTGACTCCGCATATACTCCGTACAAAAGTTACTGATAAAGCACCGGCATCGCTATTTTCTCCGCAAATCTATGTACAATACCTAATGCCACACATACTGAAGATGTTCCGCTTGCGTGATGCACAGATTCGATTAATACTTCTTGACTATTTTATGGACTATGTTCGTCTCTTAAGCGATGAGCAACTAGAGAGCGAGATTCTTCCTCATTTACAGCTTGGTATGAACGACACTAACGACGTCTTGGTAGGCAAAACACTTAGGTGCATGGCTGATTTAGTTTCCATATTAGGAGCCAACAAAGTTTTGGGAGGCGATCGTACACGATGTTTTTCTGATGGGCGTCCACACGCTGCTGTTTCCAGAGACAGCACCAATCCTTTTCCCGAACCGCGTTCTATTAGTCCCTTAATGAATACTAGATCCTTCGACGTAGAAGACTTTATGGTTTCTGCGAGCCCATTGCCCCAAGAAAGCAATGCCTCCCCTTTATCTATTCGCCTAAGCCCAGACGGTGGGGAGGACGAGAAAGTGGGgttaaattcaaatgaaaaatcTATAAGCATAAAACATAATATAGACCCCGAGAGAAACTCGAATATATCTGGCACAGAGCATGAAAAAGTGACCAACGTTGATGAGGAGGGAACTTGGCTTGATTGGGACAATACAGACCACCTTCAACAGGGCTACCAAGTGGATCAGGCTCCAACCGACTCTGAAACAAACAGTAATGCATTGACTAGAGAGATCCAAATAAGCAAATCTTTATCGCCCTCATATCGCACTGGAGTAAACGAGACAATATCTCAGACAGAACAGAAAGTTATCGATGATCTCAGTGAGCTGGACATAAAAGTGCAAACGGTGATTCAAAGGTCTGAGTTACACGAATTTGATTTCTTCAAAGATATGGAACCAACCATCGAAATAAGGACTAGTACCTGCGAGACACCGGAGCAAATAAGCAGccgttttgctgctgctgcgtcaGCCGTGAACTGTAATGAGCTGTGTGCCGATCAGGGTTGGGGTCATGATGAACAGGATAAGGACGACATTGTCTGGGGCGTGACGAATGCATCAACGCTTTAA
- the LOC6619118 gene encoding CCR4-NOT transcription complex subunit 3 isoform X2, whose protein sequence is MAATRKLQGEIDRCLKKVAEGVETFEDIWKKVHNATNTNQKQKHLQEKYEADLKKEIKKLQRLRDQIKSWIASAEIKDKSSLLENRRLIETQMERFKVVERETKTKAYSKEGLGAAQKMDPAQRIKDDARNWLTSSISSLQIQIDQYESEIESLLAGKKKRLDRDKQERMDDLRGKLDRHKFHITKLETLLRLLDNDGVEAEQVNKIKDDVEYYIDSSQEPDFEENEFIYDDIIGLDEVELSGTATTDSNNSNETSGSPSSVTSGGSPSQSPVTVQQILNTSSQGAASSGSSAASAALFQQQLTAAQSNGNNVGYASDTSAASSSATTSTDPAGGTVAVNCVGGLADKRNKSSESNTLKLKPQPHQLIKPTPVRATAKLPLSSDTQVNKIVSSTPSKNQQQLPTAASIVATSAMQSQSSISGSGSCSSTGGTGASQSASSGNNPAVQSNAPTPGQSATGIAAAAASTNVVSATIVSSANVQGQSVIQPTPTIAFAAVAKHNTSLLENGPVLQQQLAVTPTVAAIVGAGTQAQQKHVPPLSNLQTNSPHIQNGLPVSDSNNDNSCNVVDTISLKTMAQDAINRSAIDPNSLNQQQTSSIDLRQPQSQKSLLQHFNSETNTNQQQLTSQQQQQLQNNSLAATTGSNNGPSTGSGLMNVANATGQPISGNAKTHTCQPQQMATTEAHIPTLLGVTPLGPTPLQKEHQMQFQMMEAAYYHLPQPMDTEKLQTYFHRAPVLTPSHYPQAQMPIYDTVEFYQRLSTETLFFVFYYMEGSKAQYLAAKALKKQSWRFHTKYMMWFQRHEEPKIINDDYEQGTYIYFDYEKWSQRKKEGFTFEYKYLEDKELN, encoded by the exons ATGGCTGCGACGAGAAAATTGCAAG GCGAAATTGATCGATGTTTAAAAAAGGTAGCAGAGGGCGTTGAAACGTTTGAGGATATTTGGAAAAAAGTACACAATGCGACAAACACCAATCAGAAG CAAAAACATCTGCAGGAGAAGTATGAGGCAGACCTCAAAAAGGAAATCAAGAAATTGCAACGACTTCGCGACCAAATTAAATCATGGATCGCATCAGCTGAAATTAAGGATAAGAGCTCCCTCCTTGAGAATCGACGTCTCATTGAAACA CAAATGGAACGCTTTAAGGTGGTTGAGCGCGAGACGAAAACAAAAGCCTACTCCAAGGAAGGCTTGGGAGCTGCACAAAAGATGGATCCTGCCCAGCGTATTAAAGACGACGCACGCAATTGGTTAACCAGCTCAATAAGTTCCCTTCAAATACAAATTGACCAGTATGAGAGCGAGATCGAATCGTTGCTGGCAGGTAAAAAGAAACGCTTAGATCGGGACAAACAGGAGCGAATGGATGATCTACGAGGAAAGTTGGACCGCCATAAGTTTCACATAACAAAGCTGGAAACTCTGCTTAGGCTGCTTGACAATGACGGCGTCGAAGCAGAGCAGGTAAACAAGATCAAAGACGATGTCGAATACTACATTGATTCATCGCAAGAGCCAGACTTTGAGGAAAATGAGTTCATATACGATGATATAATCGGTCTTGATGAAGTGGAGCTAAGTGGCACGGCTACCAcggacagcaacaacagcaacgagACAAGCGGCTCTCCAAGCAGTGTCACATCCGGAGGCAGTCCATCACAGTCCCCCGTTACGgttcaacaaattttaaacACTTCGTCGCAGGGAGCAGCTAGTAGTGGTAGCAGCGCAGCTAGCGCAGCACTGTTTCAGCAGCAGCTGACAGCGGCACAATCAAATGGCAACAATGTGGGCTACGCGAGCGACACAAGCGCAGCTTCTTCGTCTGCTACAACATCTACAGATCCTGCAGGCGGCACAGTTGCTGTAAATTGTGTTGGGGGGCTAGCCGATAAACGCAACAAGAGCAGCGAAAGCAATACCCTAAAATTGAAA CCTCAACCTCATCAACTTATAAAACCTACACCTGTACGAGCCACGGCCAAGCTGCCTCTCAGCAGTGATA CCCAAGTCAATAAGATTGTCAGTTCAACTCCCAGCAAAAATCAGCAACAACTGCCCACAGCAGCTTCTATCGTTGCAACCTCCGCTATGCAATCGCAAAGCAGTATCAGTGGGAGCGGAAGTTGTAGCTCCACTGGAGGAACGGGAGCATCTCAATCAGCTTCTAGTGGTAACAATCCTGCGGTTCAGTCAAATGCTCCGACGCCTGGCCAAAGCGCAACAGGTATTGCCGCTGCAGCAGCTTCAACTAATGTTGTTTCGGCGACGATTGTGAGCAGCGCCAATGTTCAAGGCCAATCTGTGATCCAACCAACACCAACAATTGCATTTGCTGCAGTAGCAAAACACAATACAT CACTCCTGGAAAATGGTCCTgttttgcagcagcaactagCAGTAACTCCTACTGTGGCAGCTATCGTAGGAGCTGGAACGCAGGCACAGCAAAAACATGTGCCACCATTATCCAATCTTCAAACAAATTCCCCTCACATACAAAATG GTCTTCCTGTCTCGGACAGTAATAATGACAACAGCTGCAATGTCGTCGATACGATTTCTCTAAAAACAATGGCACAGGATGCTATTAATCGATCCGCGATCGATCCTAATTCTCTGAATCAGCAACAAACAAGCAGCATTGATCTGAGACAGCCGCAGTCGCAGAAATCACTTCTCCAACATTTCAACTCTGAAACTAACACGAATCAACAGCAATTGacgtcgcagcagcagcaacagcttcaGAACAACTCCCTTGCTGCGACCACAGGTTCTAACAACGGACCTTCAACTGGTAGTGGTCTCATGAATGTAGCAAACGCCACTGGTCAGCCCATCAGCGGCAATGCCAAAACGCATACGTGCCAACCCCAACAGATGGCCACGACGGAAGCGCACATTCCCACACTGCTTGGTGTGACACCACTTGGGCCAACTCCCCTTCAAAAGGAGCACCAAATGCAGTTCCAAATGATGGAAGCTGCCTACTATCACCTGCCACAGCCTATGGACACGGAAAAGCTACAAACGTACTTTCATCGCGCACCAGTGCTCACGCCATCGCACTATCCCCAG gCACAGATGCCAATATATGATACAGTTGAGTTTTATCAACGACTCTCAACGGAGacccttttttttgtgttctACTATATGGAGGGCTCCAAGGCCCAATATCTAGCGGCCAAGGCCTTAAAAAAGCAGAGCTGGCGTTTCCACACGAAGTATATGATGTGGTTTCAAAGGCACGAGGAGCCCAAGATTATCAACGATGATTACGAACAG GGTACGTACATCTATTTTGATTATGAAAAGTGGAGTCAGCGAAAGAAGGAGGGATTCACCTTTGAATACAAGTACTTAGAGGACAAGGAGCTGAATTGA
- the LOC6619118 gene encoding CCR4-NOT transcription complex subunit 3 isoform X1 — protein MAATRKLQGEIDRCLKKVAEGVETFEDIWKKVHNATNTNQKQKHLQEKYEADLKKEIKKLQRLRDQIKSWIASAEIKDKSSLLENRRLIETQMERFKVVERETKTKAYSKEGLGAAQKMDPAQRIKDDARNWLTSSISSLQIQIDQYESEIESLLAGKKKRLDRDKQERMDDLRGKLDRHKFHITKLETLLRLLDNDGVEAEQVNKIKDDVEYYIDSSQEPDFEENEFIYDDIIGLDEVELSGTATTDSNNSNETSGSPSSVTSGGSPSQSPVTVQQILNTSSQGAASSGSSAASAALFQQQLTAAQSNGNNVGYASDTSAASSSATTSTDPAGGTVAVNCVGGLADKRNKSSESNTLKLKQPQPHQLIKPTPVRATAKLPLSSDTQVNKIVSSTPSKNQQQLPTAASIVATSAMQSQSSISGSGSCSSTGGTGASQSASSGNNPAVQSNAPTPGQSATGIAAAAASTNVVSATIVSSANVQGQSVIQPTPTIAFAAVAKHNTSLLENGPVLQQQLAVTPTVAAIVGAGTQAQQKHVPPLSNLQTNSPHIQNGLPVSDSNNDNSCNVVDTISLKTMAQDAINRSAIDPNSLNQQQTSSIDLRQPQSQKSLLQHFNSETNTNQQQLTSQQQQQLQNNSLAATTGSNNGPSTGSGLMNVANATGQPISGNAKTHTCQPQQMATTEAHIPTLLGVTPLGPTPLQKEHQMQFQMMEAAYYHLPQPMDTEKLQTYFHRAPVLTPSHYPQAQMPIYDTVEFYQRLSTETLFFVFYYMEGSKAQYLAAKALKKQSWRFHTKYMMWFQRHEEPKIINDDYEQGTYIYFDYEKWSQRKKEGFTFEYKYLEDKELN, from the exons ATGGCTGCGACGAGAAAATTGCAAG GCGAAATTGATCGATGTTTAAAAAAGGTAGCAGAGGGCGTTGAAACGTTTGAGGATATTTGGAAAAAAGTACACAATGCGACAAACACCAATCAGAAG CAAAAACATCTGCAGGAGAAGTATGAGGCAGACCTCAAAAAGGAAATCAAGAAATTGCAACGACTTCGCGACCAAATTAAATCATGGATCGCATCAGCTGAAATTAAGGATAAGAGCTCCCTCCTTGAGAATCGACGTCTCATTGAAACA CAAATGGAACGCTTTAAGGTGGTTGAGCGCGAGACGAAAACAAAAGCCTACTCCAAGGAAGGCTTGGGAGCTGCACAAAAGATGGATCCTGCCCAGCGTATTAAAGACGACGCACGCAATTGGTTAACCAGCTCAATAAGTTCCCTTCAAATACAAATTGACCAGTATGAGAGCGAGATCGAATCGTTGCTGGCAGGTAAAAAGAAACGCTTAGATCGGGACAAACAGGAGCGAATGGATGATCTACGAGGAAAGTTGGACCGCCATAAGTTTCACATAACAAAGCTGGAAACTCTGCTTAGGCTGCTTGACAATGACGGCGTCGAAGCAGAGCAGGTAAACAAGATCAAAGACGATGTCGAATACTACATTGATTCATCGCAAGAGCCAGACTTTGAGGAAAATGAGTTCATATACGATGATATAATCGGTCTTGATGAAGTGGAGCTAAGTGGCACGGCTACCAcggacagcaacaacagcaacgagACAAGCGGCTCTCCAAGCAGTGTCACATCCGGAGGCAGTCCATCACAGTCCCCCGTTACGgttcaacaaattttaaacACTTCGTCGCAGGGAGCAGCTAGTAGTGGTAGCAGCGCAGCTAGCGCAGCACTGTTTCAGCAGCAGCTGACAGCGGCACAATCAAATGGCAACAATGTGGGCTACGCGAGCGACACAAGCGCAGCTTCTTCGTCTGCTACAACATCTACAGATCCTGCAGGCGGCACAGTTGCTGTAAATTGTGTTGGGGGGCTAGCCGATAAACGCAACAAGAGCAGCGAAAGCAATACCCTAAAATTGAAA CAGCCTCAACCTCATCAACTTATAAAACCTACACCTGTACGAGCCACGGCCAAGCTGCCTCTCAGCAGTGATA CCCAAGTCAATAAGATTGTCAGTTCAACTCCCAGCAAAAATCAGCAACAACTGCCCACAGCAGCTTCTATCGTTGCAACCTCCGCTATGCAATCGCAAAGCAGTATCAGTGGGAGCGGAAGTTGTAGCTCCACTGGAGGAACGGGAGCATCTCAATCAGCTTCTAGTGGTAACAATCCTGCGGTTCAGTCAAATGCTCCGACGCCTGGCCAAAGCGCAACAGGTATTGCCGCTGCAGCAGCTTCAACTAATGTTGTTTCGGCGACGATTGTGAGCAGCGCCAATGTTCAAGGCCAATCTGTGATCCAACCAACACCAACAATTGCATTTGCTGCAGTAGCAAAACACAATACAT CACTCCTGGAAAATGGTCCTgttttgcagcagcaactagCAGTAACTCCTACTGTGGCAGCTATCGTAGGAGCTGGAACGCAGGCACAGCAAAAACATGTGCCACCATTATCCAATCTTCAAACAAATTCCCCTCACATACAAAATG GTCTTCCTGTCTCGGACAGTAATAATGACAACAGCTGCAATGTCGTCGATACGATTTCTCTAAAAACAATGGCACAGGATGCTATTAATCGATCCGCGATCGATCCTAATTCTCTGAATCAGCAACAAACAAGCAGCATTGATCTGAGACAGCCGCAGTCGCAGAAATCACTTCTCCAACATTTCAACTCTGAAACTAACACGAATCAACAGCAATTGacgtcgcagcagcagcaacagcttcaGAACAACTCCCTTGCTGCGACCACAGGTTCTAACAACGGACCTTCAACTGGTAGTGGTCTCATGAATGTAGCAAACGCCACTGGTCAGCCCATCAGCGGCAATGCCAAAACGCATACGTGCCAACCCCAACAGATGGCCACGACGGAAGCGCACATTCCCACACTGCTTGGTGTGACACCACTTGGGCCAACTCCCCTTCAAAAGGAGCACCAAATGCAGTTCCAAATGATGGAAGCTGCCTACTATCACCTGCCACAGCCTATGGACACGGAAAAGCTACAAACGTACTTTCATCGCGCACCAGTGCTCACGCCATCGCACTATCCCCAG gCACAGATGCCAATATATGATACAGTTGAGTTTTATCAACGACTCTCAACGGAGacccttttttttgtgttctACTATATGGAGGGCTCCAAGGCCCAATATCTAGCGGCCAAGGCCTTAAAAAAGCAGAGCTGGCGTTTCCACACGAAGTATATGATGTGGTTTCAAAGGCACGAGGAGCCCAAGATTATCAACGATGATTACGAACAG GGTACGTACATCTATTTTGATTATGAAAAGTGGAGTCAGCGAAAGAAGGAGGGATTCACCTTTGAATACAAGTACTTAGAGGACAAGGAGCTGAATTGA
- the LOC6619118 gene encoding CCR4-NOT transcription complex subunit 3 isoform X3, whose translation MAATRKLQGEIDRCLKKVAEGVETFEDIWKKVHNATNTNQKQKHLQEKYEADLKKEIKKLQRLRDQIKSWIASAEIKDKSSLLENRRLIETQMERFKVVERETKTKAYSKEGLGAAQKMDPAQRIKDDARNWLTSSISSLQIQIDQYESEIESLLAGKKKRLDRDKQERMDDLRGKLDRHKFHITKLETLLRLLDNDGVEAEQVNKIKDDVEYYIDSSQEPDFEENEFIYDDIIGLDEVELSGTATTDSNNSNETSGSPSSVTSGGSPSQSPVTVQQILNTSSQGAASSGSSAASAALFQQQLTAAQSNGNNVGYASDTSAASSSATTSTDPAGGTVAVNCVGGLADKRNKSSESNTLKLKQPQPHQLIKPTPVRATAKLPLSSDTQVNKIVSSTPSKNQQQLPTAASIVATSAMQSQSSISGSGSCSSTGGTGASQSASSGNNPAVQSNAPTPGQSATGIAAAAASTNVVSATIVSSANVQGQSVIQPTPTIAFAAVAKHNTSLLENGPVLQQQLAVTPTVAAIVGAGTQAQQKHVPPLSNLQTNSPHIQNGLPVSDSNNDNSCNVVDTISLKTMAQDAINRSAIDPNSLNQQQTSSIDLRQPQSQKSLLQHFNSETNTNQQQLTSQQQQQLQNNSLAATTGSNNGPSTGSGLMNVANATGQPISGNAKTHTCQPQQMATTEAHIPTLLGVTPLGPTPLQKEHQMQFQMMEAAYYHLPQPMDTEKLQTYFHRAPVLTPSHYPQMPIYDTVEFYQRLSTETLFFVFYYMEGSKAQYLAAKALKKQSWRFHTKYMMWFQRHEEPKIINDDYEQGTYIYFDYEKWSQRKKEGFTFEYKYLEDKELN comes from the exons ATGGCTGCGACGAGAAAATTGCAAG GCGAAATTGATCGATGTTTAAAAAAGGTAGCAGAGGGCGTTGAAACGTTTGAGGATATTTGGAAAAAAGTACACAATGCGACAAACACCAATCAGAAG CAAAAACATCTGCAGGAGAAGTATGAGGCAGACCTCAAAAAGGAAATCAAGAAATTGCAACGACTTCGCGACCAAATTAAATCATGGATCGCATCAGCTGAAATTAAGGATAAGAGCTCCCTCCTTGAGAATCGACGTCTCATTGAAACA CAAATGGAACGCTTTAAGGTGGTTGAGCGCGAGACGAAAACAAAAGCCTACTCCAAGGAAGGCTTGGGAGCTGCACAAAAGATGGATCCTGCCCAGCGTATTAAAGACGACGCACGCAATTGGTTAACCAGCTCAATAAGTTCCCTTCAAATACAAATTGACCAGTATGAGAGCGAGATCGAATCGTTGCTGGCAGGTAAAAAGAAACGCTTAGATCGGGACAAACAGGAGCGAATGGATGATCTACGAGGAAAGTTGGACCGCCATAAGTTTCACATAACAAAGCTGGAAACTCTGCTTAGGCTGCTTGACAATGACGGCGTCGAAGCAGAGCAGGTAAACAAGATCAAAGACGATGTCGAATACTACATTGATTCATCGCAAGAGCCAGACTTTGAGGAAAATGAGTTCATATACGATGATATAATCGGTCTTGATGAAGTGGAGCTAAGTGGCACGGCTACCAcggacagcaacaacagcaacgagACAAGCGGCTCTCCAAGCAGTGTCACATCCGGAGGCAGTCCATCACAGTCCCCCGTTACGgttcaacaaattttaaacACTTCGTCGCAGGGAGCAGCTAGTAGTGGTAGCAGCGCAGCTAGCGCAGCACTGTTTCAGCAGCAGCTGACAGCGGCACAATCAAATGGCAACAATGTGGGCTACGCGAGCGACACAAGCGCAGCTTCTTCGTCTGCTACAACATCTACAGATCCTGCAGGCGGCACAGTTGCTGTAAATTGTGTTGGGGGGCTAGCCGATAAACGCAACAAGAGCAGCGAAAGCAATACCCTAAAATTGAAA CAGCCTCAACCTCATCAACTTATAAAACCTACACCTGTACGAGCCACGGCCAAGCTGCCTCTCAGCAGTGATA CCCAAGTCAATAAGATTGTCAGTTCAACTCCCAGCAAAAATCAGCAACAACTGCCCACAGCAGCTTCTATCGTTGCAACCTCCGCTATGCAATCGCAAAGCAGTATCAGTGGGAGCGGAAGTTGTAGCTCCACTGGAGGAACGGGAGCATCTCAATCAGCTTCTAGTGGTAACAATCCTGCGGTTCAGTCAAATGCTCCGACGCCTGGCCAAAGCGCAACAGGTATTGCCGCTGCAGCAGCTTCAACTAATGTTGTTTCGGCGACGATTGTGAGCAGCGCCAATGTTCAAGGCCAATCTGTGATCCAACCAACACCAACAATTGCATTTGCTGCAGTAGCAAAACACAATACAT CACTCCTGGAAAATGGTCCTgttttgcagcagcaactagCAGTAACTCCTACTGTGGCAGCTATCGTAGGAGCTGGAACGCAGGCACAGCAAAAACATGTGCCACCATTATCCAATCTTCAAACAAATTCCCCTCACATACAAAATG GTCTTCCTGTCTCGGACAGTAATAATGACAACAGCTGCAATGTCGTCGATACGATTTCTCTAAAAACAATGGCACAGGATGCTATTAATCGATCCGCGATCGATCCTAATTCTCTGAATCAGCAACAAACAAGCAGCATTGATCTGAGACAGCCGCAGTCGCAGAAATCACTTCTCCAACATTTCAACTCTGAAACTAACACGAATCAACAGCAATTGacgtcgcagcagcagcaacagcttcaGAACAACTCCCTTGCTGCGACCACAGGTTCTAACAACGGACCTTCAACTGGTAGTGGTCTCATGAATGTAGCAAACGCCACTGGTCAGCCCATCAGCGGCAATGCCAAAACGCATACGTGCCAACCCCAACAGATGGCCACGACGGAAGCGCACATTCCCACACTGCTTGGTGTGACACCACTTGGGCCAACTCCCCTTCAAAAGGAGCACCAAATGCAGTTCCAAATGATGGAAGCTGCCTACTATCACCTGCCACAGCCTATGGACACGGAAAAGCTACAAACGTACTTTCATCGCGCACCAGTGCTCACGCCATCGCACTATCCCCAG ATGCCAATATATGATACAGTTGAGTTTTATCAACGACTCTCAACGGAGacccttttttttgtgttctACTATATGGAGGGCTCCAAGGCCCAATATCTAGCGGCCAAGGCCTTAAAAAAGCAGAGCTGGCGTTTCCACACGAAGTATATGATGTGGTTTCAAAGGCACGAGGAGCCCAAGATTATCAACGATGATTACGAACAG GGTACGTACATCTATTTTGATTATGAAAAGTGGAGTCAGCGAAAGAAGGAGGGATTCACCTTTGAATACAAGTACTTAGAGGACAAGGAGCTGAATTGA